In the Wyeomyia smithii strain HCP4-BCI-WySm-NY-G18 chromosome 2, ASM2978416v1, whole genome shotgun sequence genome, one interval contains:
- the LOC129719801 gene encoding G-protein coupled receptor Mth2-like, whose protein sequence is MFLADVLLVLGLLTTQRWFFIRSESKLPCDFLDSVDITDGVKTSDGKKEHEGIIYEPQNYGTLEYVYDSSGQKVQASNHVRGCVCRVKSCFYMCCSEKNILYNSSYPSCRNEPLEVRVNVSGELVDLATDPNLFKALRVPDCVATYADLSEWKMNRTGFVHSFGAVEIKQKEYCLHVHNEEEAADLFFCPEDSIGIAKISGIALSIPFLVATLLIYVCIPELRNIHGKSLICYILALTVTYIVLLFINFHSTMIPCSVLGYMLYFSVLESFFWLNVMCFDIFWTICSGVMIRNECKCFLYYMLYAFGSPIVILALALIFDFTELVPEDYRPRFGETNCFLRKNKWIEFG, encoded by the exons ATGTTTCTCGCGGATGTGTTGCTCGTCTTGGGACTGTTAACAACTCAACGGTGGTTCTTTATTAGAAGTGAAAGTAAACTGCCATGTGATTTCTTGGACTCGGTGGACATCACAGATGGTGTGAAGACTAGCGACGGAAAGAAAGAACATGAGGGTATTATTTATGAACCGCAAAACTACGGAACGTTAGAATACGTTTATGACAGTAGTGGGCAGAAAGTTCAAGCATCAAACCACGTTCGCGGGTGTGTTTGTCGTGTAAAATCTTGCTTCTATATGTGCTGttcagaaaaaaacattttgtacAATTCCTCGTATCCATCGTGTCGAAATGAGCCTTTGGAAGTGCGCGTCAACGTTTCAGGTGAACTTGTCGATCTAGCAACTGACCCAAATTTGTTCAAGGCGCTGCGTGTTCCCGATTGTGTCGCAACGTACGCGGACTTAAGTGAATGGAAAATGAACCGG ACCGGTTTTGTACATTCGTTTGGAGCGGTGGAAATTAAGCAGAAAGAGTATTGCTTGCATGTCCACAATGAAGAAGAGGCAGCGGATTTGTTTTTTTGTCCAGAGGATAGCATTGGGATAGCTAAAATTAGCG gaaTAGCATTGTCCATCCCCTTCCTAGTGGCTACCCTGCTGATCTACGTGTGTATACCCGAACTGCGGAATATTCACGGAAAATCACTAATATGCTACATTTTAGCATTAACTGTGACCTACATTGTGCTGctattcatcaattttcacagCACCATGATTCCTTGTAGTGTACTCGGTTACATGCTGTATTTTTCCGTTCTGGAGAGCTTCTTCTGGTTGAACGTTATGTGTTTCGACATATTTTGGACCATCTGCAGTGGTGTGATGATAAGAAATGAATgcaagtgttttctgtattaTATGCTATACGCCTTTGGCAGCCCGATTGTGATTCTGGCACTGGCGTTGATCTTTGACTTCACTGAGCTGGTTCCCGAAGACTATAGACCACGTTTTGGAGAGACGAATTGTTTTCTTCGGA AGAATaaatggattgaatttggatag
- the LOC129719802 gene encoding uncharacterized protein LOC129719802 codes for MKYKLTSYNAVCPRIYGQPKAHKPNIPLRPVVPNTTAPTYDLCEYIADILQRSLTSQYNARDSKSFCEYINNLSIPADHILVSFDVASLFTNVTKDVVTHDIIMMWSNIKEHTGINLDFFLEIIEFCLGASFFYFRGKFYRQINGLAMGSPLSPILAGIVMENLVTKAITQAHVPVQFIRKYVDDLFLVLHKDQVDHTLAIFNEQNPNIKFTCEKEDRGRLPFLDLLVVRHDDGSIKTDWYAKLISSGRILNYHSFHSTDQKLAVVRNFIDRVRGLSTIKTDEEKNQVIYSQLRKNDYPHKLICRMLIQPARDDRLEKPSSFKSSPFIHGLSTTIKKILQNSDPTTSISFSNQNTVGHLYHTAKDPVPYKNKSNVVYQIACRDCHGKYIGMTSNKLRCRMYGHQSHVNTLDKLLPNGHQNEEHEIQQLQGETAMIDHCIQYNHRFDLNTPAILDSAYKTQALQVLEMCHIATTTNTVNHRTDADNLSCAYANLLLSIKYRREMSTAKTAAVTKKGASILV; via the exons ATGAAATACAAACTCACGAGCTACAACGCAGTGTGCCCCCGTATATACGGACAACCGAAAGCACACAAGCCTAATATACCGCTCAGGCCGGTGGTGCCTAACACTACTGCACCGACGTATGATCTGTGTGAGTATATAGCCGATATACTACAACGATCTCTCACTAGCCAATATAATGCGAGAGATTCTAAGTCGTTTTGTGAGTACATAAACAATCTCAGCATCCCAGCTGACCACATACTCGTCTCGTTTGATGTGGCATCGTTATTCACCAACGTCACTAAGGACGTAGTGACTCACGATATCATAATGATGTGGAGTAATATCAAAGAGCATACTGGTATAAACTTAGATTTTTTCCTTGAAATCATCGAGTTTTGTTTAGGAGCAAGTTTCTTCTATTTCCGTGGAAAATTTTACCGTCAGATCAATGGGTTAGCCATGGGAAGCCCCCTCTCTCCTATTCTGGCTGGTATCGTTATGGAAAACTTGGTTACCAAAGCGATAACACAAGCCCATGTTCCAGTGCAGTTCATACGAAAGTATGTAGACGACCTGTTTCTCGTCCTGCACAAAGATCAGGTAGACCATACTCTTGCCATATTCAATGAACAAAACCCCAACATTAAGTTCACGTGTGAAAAGGAGGATCGTGGAAGGTTACCGTTCTTAGATCTGCTTGTAGTAAGGCACGACGACGGCAGCATAAAAACCGATTGGTATGCTAAACTAATATCATCAGGTAGAATACTAAACTACCACTCCTTCCACTCTACCGACCAAAAACTGGCTGTAGTACGTAATTTCATTGACCGTGTCCGTGGGCTAAGTACCATCAAAACTGACGAAGAGAAGAACCAGGTCATCTACAGTCAGCTCCGTAAAAATGACTATCCACATAAACTAATTTGCAGAATGCTGATACAGCCAGCGAGGGATGACAGATTAGAAAAACCATCCAGCTTCAAATCTAGTCCGTTCATCCATGGCCTCTCTACCACCATCAAAAAGATTCTCCAAAACAGCGACCCAACTACGAGCATCTCTTTCAGTAACCAAAACACTGTGGGGCACTTGTATCACACAGCTAAAGACCCTGTACCGTACAAAAACAAAAGTAACGTTGTATATCAGATTGCTTGCCGAGACTGCCACGGCAAGTACATTGGTATGACGTCGAACAAACTTCGTTGTCGTATGTACGGACACCAGTCACATGTGAATACACTGGACAAACTGCTGCCCAATGGCCACCAAAACGAAGAGCACGAAATCCAACAACTCCAGGGAGAGACAGCAATGATCGATCACTGCATCCAGTACAACCACCGCTTCGACCTTAACACGCCAGCCATCCTCGACAGTGCCTACAAAACACAAGCTCTGCAAGTGTTGGAGATGTGCCACATCGCAACTACAACCAACACGGTCAACCATCGGACTGACGCCGACAACCTAAGCTGTGCGTACGCAAATCTCCTACTCTCGATCAAATATCGAAGAGAGATGAG TACGGCCAAAACTGCTGCCGTAACCAAGAAAGGTGCTTCTATCCtagtatag